A section of the Algiphilus sp. genome encodes:
- a CDS encoding efflux RND transporter permease subunit, translated as MIEAILRRGTLLTVIALVVAVLGILAATRVPVQMIPDLDVRTISVQTTWPGATPQDVEKEILVEQEEYLRVIPNLTRMVSYASTGNADIELEFPFDVDVTEALIDVNNALSQVPSYPENVDQPRVSASSFSQNSFMYYRVTPLDGNPMGLDIDLMRDFIDDNVRTRMERVSGVSQVQIWGGAERQVQIHVDPGALAERGLTMLDVRDAVRARNRDVSAGDIDSGKRRYLLRTVGRYDEVADLEDTILARRGDALIRLRDVARVAFDHFEIRSVAFDSQDRMIMLAVRRVTGSNVISIKEAMAPVVADINRDVMEPAGLSLELISDDVRYVEASVMNVWQNLAIGAVLATLVMFAFLRSMPATLVGVIGVPLCTVAAFIGLLAAGRTINVISLAGVAFAIGMTLDNAIVVLEAIERERSRGLGRLEAAAAGVRRVWPAVLASTMTTVLVFAPILFIQEEAGQLYSDIAVAISASILTSMLVAVTLVPAASARINFADDSRVADSRFKHATVGAVAWLVARPARRWAYLAVIVGVIGGILYWLTPPAEYLPEGEEPKTFASMSAPPGYNLTEMLGIARELQAELRPHIGADRAAFASGETDIPPIRYINLSVEPTGLRIISETETPGDIDALMAALTRMYERYPGMRAFAARGSIISSNDGGTRSVNVDISGPDLASIYTVADQVYRRAEEVLGNPQINSDPGALSLDQPLIEIRPDWARAAELGLDADSLGFSVAALSDGAFVDEFFLDDEKIDIFAFSDAGNAQDLGRLPELPLFTPTGHVVPLSAVAELVETVDTDEIRRVNGNRTVTLNIIAPRSIALETAVGLVRNDVVSYLEDSGEVPDAVQMDISGASDQLQATRESLSGNFVVALVLCYLLMVAIFVHWGFPLLIMLTVPLGIAGGIAGLALLNLVVRQPFDMITMLGFLILLGTVVNNPILIVDQARHNLKQGGQSIEKAVTEAVRMRIRPIMMSMITTIFGLGPLVFIPGAGTIVLFGLMVATLLTLTFLPTLLVTLLRLAERLKSAKRGEAV; from the coding sequence ATGATTGAAGCAATCCTCCGCCGTGGCACCCTGCTGACCGTCATCGCGCTGGTGGTGGCGGTGCTGGGCATTCTGGCCGCCACGCGCGTGCCGGTGCAGATGATCCCCGATCTCGACGTGCGCACCATCAGTGTGCAGACGACCTGGCCTGGTGCAACGCCGCAGGACGTCGAGAAGGAGATCCTGGTCGAGCAGGAGGAATACCTGCGCGTGATCCCGAATCTCACGCGCATGGTGTCCTACGCATCGACCGGCAATGCGGACATCGAGCTGGAATTCCCCTTCGACGTCGACGTCACGGAAGCGCTCATAGACGTCAACAACGCGCTCTCGCAGGTGCCGTCGTACCCCGAGAACGTCGACCAGCCGCGGGTGTCGGCGAGCTCGTTCTCGCAGAACTCCTTCATGTACTACCGCGTCACGCCGCTGGACGGCAATCCGATGGGGCTGGACATCGACCTCATGCGGGATTTCATCGACGACAATGTGCGCACGCGCATGGAGCGCGTGTCCGGCGTGTCGCAGGTGCAGATCTGGGGCGGGGCGGAGCGGCAGGTCCAGATCCACGTCGACCCCGGTGCGCTGGCCGAGCGCGGCCTCACCATGCTGGACGTGCGCGACGCGGTGCGCGCGCGCAACCGCGACGTCTCGGCCGGCGACATCGACAGCGGCAAGCGTCGCTACCTGCTGCGCACGGTCGGACGCTACGACGAGGTCGCGGACCTCGAGGACACCATCCTGGCGCGCCGCGGCGATGCGCTCATCCGGCTGCGCGACGTCGCGCGCGTGGCCTTCGACCACTTCGAGATCCGCAGCGTCGCCTTCGACAGTCAGGACCGGATGATCATGCTGGCGGTGCGCCGCGTGACCGGTTCCAACGTCATCAGCATCAAGGAGGCGATGGCGCCGGTGGTGGCCGACATCAATCGCGATGTCATGGAACCGGCGGGTCTCAGCCTGGAGCTGATCAGCGACGACGTGCGCTACGTCGAGGCCTCGGTGATGAACGTCTGGCAGAACCTCGCCATCGGCGCGGTGCTGGCCACGCTGGTGATGTTCGCCTTCCTGCGGTCCATGCCGGCGACGCTCGTGGGGGTCATCGGCGTGCCGCTGTGCACCGTCGCGGCCTTCATCGGGCTGCTGGCGGCGGGGCGCACCATCAATGTCATCTCGCTGGCGGGCGTGGCCTTCGCCATCGGCATGACGCTGGACAACGCCATCGTGGTGCTGGAGGCCATCGAGCGCGAGCGCAGCCGTGGGCTCGGCCGGCTGGAAGCGGCGGCGGCCGGCGTGCGCCGGGTATGGCCGGCGGTGCTGGCATCCACCATGACCACGGTGCTGGTGTTCGCACCCATCCTGTTCATTCAGGAAGAGGCCGGACAGCTCTACTCGGACATCGCCGTCGCGATCTCGGCATCGATCCTCACCTCGATGCTGGTAGCGGTGACGCTGGTGCCGGCGGCGAGCGCGCGCATCAACTTCGCGGATGATTCCCGGGTGGCGGACTCGCGCTTCAAGCACGCGACGGTGGGCGCAGTGGCGTGGCTGGTGGCGCGGCCGGCGCGGCGCTGGGCCTACCTCGCGGTCATCGTCGGCGTCATCGGCGGCATCCTCTACTGGCTGACACCGCCGGCCGAGTACCTGCCGGAAGGCGAGGAGCCCAAGACCTTCGCCAGCATGTCGGCGCCGCCGGGCTACAACCTCACCGAGATGCTCGGCATCGCGCGCGAGCTGCAGGCCGAGCTGCGGCCCCACATCGGCGCGGACCGGGCCGCCTTCGCCAGCGGCGAGACCGACATCCCGCCCATCCGCTACATCAATCTCTCGGTGGAACCCACCGGCCTGCGCATCATCAGCGAGACCGAGACACCGGGTGATATCGACGCCCTGATGGCGGCGCTCACACGGATGTACGAGCGCTATCCCGGCATGCGGGCCTTCGCCGCGCGCGGCTCGATCATCTCGAGCAATGACGGCGGCACCCGCTCGGTCAACGTCGATATCTCCGGGCCCGACCTGGCTTCGATCTACACCGTGGCAGACCAGGTGTACCGCCGCGCCGAGGAAGTGCTTGGCAACCCGCAGATCAATTCCGACCCCGGCGCGCTGTCGCTGGACCAGCCCCTCATCGAGATCCGCCCGGACTGGGCGCGCGCCGCCGAGCTGGGTCTGGACGCCGACAGTCTCGGATTCTCCGTGGCCGCGCTCTCCGACGGCGCCTTCGTCGACGAGTTCTTCCTCGACGACGAGAAGATCGACATCTTCGCCTTCAGCGACGCCGGCAATGCGCAGGATCTGGGGCGTCTGCCGGAGCTGCCGCTGTTCACGCCCACCGGCCACGTCGTGCCGCTGTCCGCGGTCGCCGAGCTGGTCGAGACGGTGGATACCGACGAGATCCGGCGCGTGAACGGCAATCGCACGGTCACGCTCAATATCATCGCGCCGCGCAGCATCGCCCTGGAAACGGCCGTGGGCCTGGTGCGGAACGACGTCGTCAGCTATCTGGAGGATTCCGGCGAGGTGCCGGATGCCGTGCAGATGGACATCTCCGGCGCCAGCGACCAGCTGCAGGCCACGCGCGAATCCCTCTCGGGCAATTTCGTGGTGGCGCTGGTGCTGTGCTACCTGCTGATGGTGGCCATATTCGTGCACTGGGGCTTTCCGCTGCTCATCATGCTGACCGTGCCGCTGGGCATCGCCGGCGGCATCGCCGGCCTCGCGTTGCTGAATCTGGTCGTCCGCCAGCCCTTCGACATGATCACGATGCTGGGCTTTCTCATCCTGCTCGGCACGGTGGTCAACAACCCCATCCTGATCGTCGACCAGGCCCGCCACAATCTGAAGCAGGGCGGGCAGAGCATCGAGAAAGCCGTCACCGAGGCGGTCCGCATGCGCATCCGGCCGATCATGATGTCCATGATCACCACCATCTTCGGGCTGGGGCCACTGGTCTTCATTCCCGGCGCCGGCACCATCGTGCTGTTCGGCCTGATGGTGGCGACGCTGCTCACGCTCACCTTCCTGCCGACCTTGCTGGTCACGCTGCTGCGGCTGGCGGAACGGCTCAAGAGCGCGAAGCGCGGCGAGGCAGTCTGA
- a CDS encoding efflux RND transporter periplasmic adaptor subunit, producing MNLTFPGRSFPLIGLCLWAWSGALIAQGAEVRVVQPQTRSASDTLTLTGSVTAERDASLSPRLSGLVDSVAVDAGARVTQGDTLLMLDDTLAELALARAEVAVDEGRTRLEDARRLRDEQETLARDGRIPASTYKSQQAEARLAEAALERLRAEAAEVRERVARHALVAPFDGVIRARLTDPGEWVDTGTAVLELVATDRVRVDVQVPQQYIAVLAEGDEAEVRLDALPDRALSGRIGAMVPVSDAQARTFLARVVVDASEHDRVLPGLSARVTFSIGGVEDRLSIPRDAVTRYPDGTTVVWTVEQGDGGETIAQRRRVTLGAARGEAVDVLEGLEADTRVVVRGNERLREGQRIEVLEGGDD from the coding sequence GTGAACCTCACCTTTCCCGGGCGTTCGTTCCCGCTGATCGGGCTGTGCCTGTGGGCATGGTCCGGCGCGCTCATCGCGCAGGGCGCGGAAGTGCGCGTCGTGCAGCCGCAGACGCGCTCCGCCAGCGACACCCTGACGCTCACCGGCAGCGTCACCGCCGAGCGCGATGCGTCGCTTTCACCCCGCCTGAGCGGTCTGGTCGACTCGGTCGCCGTCGATGCCGGCGCGCGCGTGACGCAGGGCGACACCCTGCTGATGCTCGATGACACCCTCGCGGAGCTGGCCCTGGCGCGCGCGGAGGTCGCTGTCGACGAGGGGCGCACCCGGCTCGAGGATGCCCGCCGGCTGCGCGACGAGCAGGAGACCCTGGCGCGCGACGGACGCATCCCTGCGTCCACCTACAAGTCCCAGCAGGCCGAGGCGCGGCTGGCGGAGGCGGCGCTGGAGCGGCTGCGTGCCGAAGCCGCCGAAGTGCGCGAGCGCGTGGCGCGACATGCGCTGGTGGCGCCGTTCGACGGCGTGATCCGCGCCCGCCTGACCGATCCGGGCGAATGGGTGGACACCGGCACCGCGGTCCTGGAGCTGGTGGCCACCGACCGGGTGCGCGTGGACGTCCAGGTCCCGCAGCAGTACATCGCCGTCCTCGCCGAGGGCGACGAGGCCGAGGTGCGGCTGGACGCCTTGCCCGATCGCGCGCTGTCCGGGCGCATCGGTGCGATGGTGCCGGTCAGCGATGCGCAGGCGCGCACCTTCCTGGCCCGGGTGGTCGTCGACGCCAGCGAGCACGACCGCGTCCTGCCCGGCCTGTCGGCGCGCGTGACCTTCTCGATCGGCGGGGTCGAGGACCGTCTCAGCATTCCGCGTGACGCGGTCACGCGCTATCCCGACGGCACCACCGTGGTCTGGACCGTCGAGCAGGGCGATGGCGGCGAGACCATCGCGCAGCGCCGGCGCGTGACACTGGGCGCAGCGCGCGGCGAGGCGGTGGACGTGCTCGAAGGGCTGGAAGCCGATACCCGCGTGGTCGTGCGCGGCAACGAGCGGCTGCGCGAAGGGCAGCGCATCGAGGTGCTGGAGGGCGGCGATGATTGA
- a CDS encoding TIGR04211 family SH3 domain-containing protein: protein MRFRRLFLAAGLLAAGTAWAQDNLRYIDGGRTLALREAPSGDAELVTFVETGQQMELLESMGENSYARVRLPDGREGWLAARFLTEQKPAAEQLASTREALESERSRVTELERQVEQLQGRLEQAAPALELADRNAELEAQLEARQAELQQSLKAYDAEVARQRTLITGAALVGGGIVFGLLLPMLTRGRKRRGYGDL, encoded by the coding sequence ATGCGCTTTCGACGACTTTTTCTCGCGGCCGGTCTGCTCGCCGCCGGCACCGCTTGGGCCCAGGACAATCTCCGCTACATCGACGGTGGCCGCACCCTGGCGCTGCGCGAGGCGCCTTCGGGCGATGCCGAGCTGGTCACCTTCGTGGAGACCGGGCAGCAGATGGAGCTGCTCGAGTCCATGGGCGAGAACAGCTATGCGCGCGTGCGGCTGCCGGACGGGCGCGAAGGCTGGCTGGCAGCGCGCTTCCTCACTGAGCAGAAGCCGGCCGCCGAGCAGCTCGCGAGCACGCGCGAAGCGCTGGAATCGGAGCGCTCGCGCGTCACCGAGCTGGAGCGCCAGGTCGAACAGCTGCAGGGGCGCCTCGAGCAGGCCGCACCGGCGCTGGAGCTGGCGGACCGCAACGCCGAGCTCGAGGCCCAGCTGGAGGCCCGCCAGGCGGAACTGCAGCAGAGCCTCAAGGCCTATGACGCCGAGGTCGCGCGCCAGCGCACGCTGATCACCGGCGCGGCGCTGGTTGGCGGGGGCATCGTCTTCGGACTGCTGCTGCCGATGCTGACACGCGGCCGCAAGCGACGCGGGTACGGGGACCTCTAG
- a CDS encoding nitrite/sulfite reductase has translation MYRYDAIDKQLVNERVAQFRDQTQRYLAGEIPDEEFKALRLRNGLYIQRFAPMLRVAIPYGLLSADQLRRLGHIARTYDKGYGHFSTRQNIQYNWPKLEEVPDILAELAEVEMHAIQTSGNCIRNITADHLAGVARDELVDPRPYCELTRQWSTFHPEFNWLPRKFKIAFSSSTTDRAATQVHDIGVHIKRNEAGELGYAIFVGGGLGRMPMIGHCIRDFLPEADLFSYLEAILRVYNRLGRRDNIHRARIKVLVKSTGPEAFRDMVEAEWRQLDHAQYRLQPEDIARMQAYFAPPAYSADAASEDFQRKQDEDSAFAAFVKRNVHAHRQDGYKVVFVSLKAKGIAPGDCTADQMDVVADLAERYSFGELRTTHDQNLVLPDVAEKDVYAVWQTLAGHGLATPNIGLVTDMITCPGLDFCSLANAGSIGVSNEIFDRFESLDYLYDVGPIKIKMSGCMNGCGHHSVGHIGVLGVDKKGEEWYQITLGGSSENDATLGDRTGPSVGRENVAEAVETIIRTYLEVREGEDEVFLDCYRRVGMAPFKAALYPDKSKAEAA, from the coding sequence ATGTATCGCTACGACGCCATCGACAAGCAGCTCGTGAACGAGCGCGTCGCCCAGTTCCGCGACCAGACGCAACGCTACCTCGCCGGCGAGATCCCCGACGAGGAGTTCAAGGCGCTGCGCCTGCGCAACGGGCTGTACATCCAGCGCTTTGCCCCCATGCTGCGCGTGGCCATCCCGTATGGCCTCCTGTCGGCAGATCAGCTGCGCCGGCTGGGCCACATCGCGCGCACCTACGACAAGGGCTACGGTCACTTCAGCACGCGCCAGAACATCCAGTACAACTGGCCAAAGCTGGAGGAAGTGCCGGACATCCTCGCCGAGCTGGCAGAGGTCGAGATGCACGCCATCCAGACCTCCGGAAACTGCATCCGCAACATCACCGCCGACCACCTCGCCGGCGTGGCGCGCGACGAGCTCGTCGACCCGCGCCCCTACTGCGAGCTGACGCGGCAGTGGTCCACGTTCCACCCCGAGTTCAACTGGCTGCCGCGCAAGTTCAAGATCGCGTTCTCGTCGTCGACCACCGACCGAGCGGCGACGCAGGTGCACGACATCGGCGTGCACATCAAGCGCAACGAGGCCGGCGAGCTGGGCTACGCCATCTTCGTGGGCGGCGGCCTCGGCCGCATGCCGATGATCGGCCACTGCATCCGCGACTTCCTGCCCGAGGCCGACCTGTTCTCGTACCTCGAGGCCATCCTGCGCGTCTACAACCGGCTGGGCCGCCGCGACAACATCCATCGCGCGCGCATCAAGGTGCTGGTCAAGTCGACCGGTCCGGAAGCCTTCCGTGACATGGTGGAGGCCGAATGGCGGCAGCTGGACCACGCCCAGTACCGCCTGCAGCCCGAGGACATCGCGCGCATGCAGGCCTACTTCGCGCCGCCGGCCTACTCGGCCGACGCGGCCAGCGAGGACTTCCAGCGCAAGCAGGACGAGGACAGCGCCTTCGCCGCCTTCGTCAAGCGCAACGTGCACGCCCACCGGCAGGACGGCTACAAGGTGGTCTTCGTGTCGCTGAAGGCGAAGGGCATCGCGCCCGGCGACTGCACGGCCGATCAGATGGACGTGGTCGCGGACCTCGCCGAGCGCTACAGCTTCGGCGAGCTGCGCACCACCCACGACCAGAACCTGGTGCTGCCCGACGTCGCCGAGAAGGACGTCTACGCGGTCTGGCAGACGCTGGCCGGGCACGGCCTGGCGACGCCCAACATCGGGCTCGTCACCGACATGATCACCTGCCCCGGCCTGGACTTCTGCTCGCTGGCCAATGCCGGCTCCATCGGCGTGTCCAACGAGATCTTCGACCGCTTCGAGTCGCTGGACTACCTCTACGACGTCGGGCCCATCAAGATCAAGATGTCCGGCTGCATGAACGGCTGCGGCCATCACAGCGTCGGCCACATCGGCGTGCTGGGCGTCGACAAGAAGGGTGAGGAGTGGTATCAGATCACCCTCGGCGGCTCGTCCGAGAACGACGCCACGCTGGGTGATCGCACCGGGCCTTCCGTCGGGCGCGAGAACGTCGCCGAGGCGGTCGAGACCATCATCCGCACCTATCTCGAAGTCCGCGAGGGCGAGGACGAGGTCTTCCTGGACTGCTATCGCCGTGTCGGCATGGCGCCCTTCAAGGCGGCGCTGTACCCGGACAAGAGCAAGGCGGA